In Daucus carota subsp. sativus chromosome 4, DH1 v3.0, whole genome shotgun sequence, one DNA window encodes the following:
- the LOC135152217 gene encoding uncharacterized protein LOC135152217, giving the protein MNILASVPFDFQAKVTALEDAHNIDTMDHLALFAELEQFEKKMHSKKHDASLKREKGKDKAKYSSSIKPSKESKDQNCFECGKPGHFKKDCYKLKSKQPAVSKEKKKKSKALLTWSDDEEESASNDESGEELINLALVGMEDDNVRGLTDDGLVETDSEDDNSEVSSFKFDISNDNLVLEQLTMQEQDHIPNEEYNSLKAENSKLIEKNNYLKNMVQELMQKIDKFFDSKEPTQGRIKELQEKLDQAEGFHKVLMRRNEVQKEEISQLKQEVEARDACLETFKLKESTKLHTSQPAPSTSQPAASTSQPTATTKQQA; this is encoded by the exons ATGAACATTCTCGCTTCTGTTCCATTCGACTTTCAAGCCAAAGTAACTGCCTTAGAAGATGCTCACAATATTGATACAATGGATCATCTAGCTCTTTTTGCTGAATTGGAACAATTtgagaaaaagatgcattccaAGAAGCATGATGCTTCG CTGAAAAGGGAGAAAGGCAAGGACAAGGCTAAGTACTCAAGTAGCATAAAGCCCTCCAAGGAATCAAAGGATCAGAACTGCTTCGAATGTGGAAAGCCTGGTCACTTTAAGAAGGACTGCTACAAGCTGAAGTCAAAACAGCCTGCTGTttctaaagaaaagaagaagaaatctaAAGCACTTCTgacttggagtgatgatgaagaagaatctgcaTCCAATGATGAATCTGGTGAGGAACTGATCAATCTTGCACTTGTTGGCATGGAGGATGACAATGTTCGAGGACTCACCGATGATGGTCTTGTCGAAACTGACTCCGAGGATGACAACAGTGAGGTTAGTTCGTTCAAGTTTGATATTTCCaatgataatcttgtgctagaacaactaaccatgcaggagcAAGATCATATTCCGAATGAGGAATATAATTCTCTCAAGGCAgaaaacagcaagctgattgaaaAGAACAACTATCTTaagaacatggttcaagagctTATGCAGAAGATAGACAAATTCTTTGACTCCAAAGAGCCTACTCAAGGCAGAATAAAGGAACTTCAAGAAAAGCTAGATCAAGCTGAAGGGTTTCATAAAGTTTTGATGAGACGAaatgaagttcagaaagaaGAAATCTCCCAGCTGAAACAAGAAGTAGAAGCCAGAGATGCATGCCTAGAGACATTCAAATTAAAAGAATCCACAAAGCTGCATACATCTCAGCCTGCTCCCAGTACATCTCAGCCTGCTGCAAGTACTTCACAACCCACTGCTACAACAAAACAGCAAGCTTAA